From Debaryomyces hansenii CBS767 chromosome C complete sequence, a single genomic window includes:
- a CDS encoding DEHA2C01518p (highly similar to uniprot|P07283 Saccharomyces cerevisiae YFL045C SEC53 involved in synthesis of GDP-mannose and dolichol-phosphate-mannose), with translation MSFAHKESPKTLVLFDVDGTLTPARLGVSDEMLKTLKKLREKVVIGFVGGSDLAKQVEQLGPTVLNDFDYCFSENGLTAYKLGKELASQSFIGWIGEEKYNKLVKFILRYLSDIDIPVRRGTFIEFRAGMINVSPVGRNASTAERLQFENYDKEHNIRSKMVNALKENFADYGLTYSIGGQISFDVFPTGWDKTYCLQHVEDEGFEKIHFFGDKSYEGGNDYEIYNDSRTIGHAVQNPEETMKILNEEFGLN, from the coding sequence ATGTCATTTGCTCACAAGGAAAGCCCAAAAACTTTAGTCTTATTCGATGTTGACGGTACTTTAACCCCAGCAAGATTAGGTGTCTCTGATGAAATGTTGAAGACCTTAAAAAAATTGCGTGAAAAGGTCGTTATTGGTTTCGTCGGTGGTTCAGATTTAGCTAAACAAGTCGAACAATTAGGACCAACTGTCTTGAATGACTTCGATTACTGTTTCTCCGAAAATGGATTAACTGCTTACAAGTTAGGTAAAGAATTGGCATCTCAGTCCTTTATCGGTTGGATTGGTGAAGAAAAGTACAATAAATTAGTCAAGTTTATTTTAAGATACTTATCGGATATTGATATTCCAGTTAGAAGAGGTacttttattgaattcagaGCTGGTATGATCAACGTTTCCCCAGTCGGTAGAAACGCTTCAACTGCTGAAAGACTCCAGTTCGAAAATTACGACAAAGAACACAACATCAGATCTAAGATGGTCAATGCTTTGAAGGAAAACTTCGCCGACTACGGTTTAACTTACTCTATTGGTGGTCAAATTTCCTTTGATGTTTTCCCAACTGGTTGGGATAAGACCTACTGTTTACAACAcgttgaagatgaaggtTTCGAGAAGATTCACTTCTTTGGTGACAAGTCTTACGAAGGTGGTAACGATTACGAAATTTACAACGATAGCAGAACTATCGGTCACGCTGTTCAAAACCCTGAGGAGACCATGAAGATTTTAAACGAAGAATTTGGCTTGAATTAA
- a CDS encoding DEHA2C01606p (similar to uniprot|Q57695 Methanococcus jannaschii Dihydrodipicolinate synthase (EC 4.2.1.52) or uniprot|O29352 Archaeoglobus fulgidus Dihydrodipicolinate synthase) — MTKLQGIFAAVPTPLTTDAKGIDIPNIAKQVDRLADAGIHGIVTTGTTGEFPALTTEEHKSVIKAYIDAAKGRIPVVAGLGSNSTQHAIEMAQFSEKMGATAVMIVPPFYDPLSFKALYKFYKDVCGSISIPVMYYNLPGATGVHLTADQVRQLGEIKGFDYMKDTSGNAKEHADLLTNPSDKITVFNGWDTLTFFSMSHGAQAIVWGIASIVPKECVELWNTFSREKNIDEAREQWKFLWEVSDFLESVNYPAGIKTGLDIIGQSAGPLRLPTLPLEDEDIEKLSKILEKRKYK; from the coding sequence atgactAAACTTCAAGGTATATTTGCTGCTGTTCCAACTCCTCTCACTACGGATGCTAAAGGAATTgatattccaaatattgCAAAGCAAGTTGACAGACTTGCTGATGCTGGAATTCATGGTATCGTAACAACGGGCACTACTGGTGAATTTCCAGCTCTTACAACGGAAGAACACAAGAGTGTCATTAAGGCTTATATTGATGCTGCGAAAGGAAGAATCCCAGTTGTGGCAGGTCTTGGTAGTAACAGCACTCAACACGCTATTGAAATGGCTCAGTTTTCTGAAAAAATGGGCGCTACTGCAGTTATGATTGTCCCTCCATTCTACGATCCTCTTTCTTTCAAGGCtctttataaattttataaagATGTCTGTGGATCCATCTCAATTCCTGTCATGTACTATAATTTGCCAGGTGCGACTGGGGTTCACCTTACTGCTGATCAAGTTAGACAATTAGGTGAGATTAAAGGCTTTGATTATATGAAGGATACTTCTGGTAATGCCAAGGAACATGCAGATCTTCTTACCAACCCTTCTGATAAGATTACTGTTTTCAATGGATGGGATACTTTAACTTTCTTTTCCATGTCCCATGGGGCTCAAGCTATTGTCTGGGGTATTGCATCTATTGTTCCAAAGGAATGTGTTGAGCTTTGGAACACTTTCTCAAGGGAGAAGAACATTGATGAGGCTAGAGAGCAGTGGAAATTCCTTTGGGAAGTCAGTGATTTCTTGGAGAGCGTTAATTATCCAGCTGGTATTAAGACAGGTCTTGATATTATTGGACAATCCGCTGGACCCCTCAGACTCCCAACTCTCCCGTTAgaggatgaagatattgaaaaactCTCAAAGATTCTTGAAAAGAGAAAGTACAAATAg
- a CDS encoding DEHA2C01540p (no similarity), which produces MTSMYFSGKNSNEIFYDDPDNQCIQIYPSLFAELVSDGEQNSRVFLDTPLLKIWGIDQPKILPAPEHIINKFSASVSVGSTPDLVALYYITNMMVTAEYREISSNEFKNNFLAPLDTVIRESDIRDRVLSYMYAYPVAESNNEEWIQKYFSWYISKAINSLYLFTCGRHHVFGGPSTIKPSFTNEKHLRFKPDIVHYSTNESASSYEFPHIYFGLGDYKTESYCLPQGFEELKAATKDYKQKLSNIRPLRAMKAPLVFEDKIENKSSRVEWSPRVIFALVLRKYLYQAFLCGTDRVFVSDHQAFSGFFKYKIVRDDEVGDKMVIDYYVINDPETIADGITLRSAIAGFFYNNEADALKTMESLKEVYKLRCIEQGSTQKEKGDPLRNVAPRPAEKSKSRPTSGKTSEKSHGNQLKGKLKPIEENDDYDDYDEIHGNTYCRIIYDPVKAFPSIGSDLPSPVFVKLYNYPEMAREHFPRRQSYYDMFITEFEINEMLAQSQFASNYARLIMSGYWKGLPSHPMHMFEYIGKEKPIDEWDEKVYYSIKSRLGEIHSMGISHNDIRSDNIHVSVTGNTTLIDFGLAIYPCSEENKRCDIEALDRLFSDYFSDSHSQNNSDNDTCAEWNDDVNSTREAVFDESIAGSDDTPETTKLDFNQKG; this is translated from the coding sequence ATGACATCAATGTACTTTTCAGGGAAGAATAGTAATGAGATCTTCTATGATGACCCTGATAACCAATGCATCCAGATATATCCATCCTTATTTGCTGAACTTGTATCTGATGGCGAACAAAACTCAAGGGTCTTTTTAGACACTCCactcttgaaaatttggGGTATAGATCAGCCTAAGATATTGCCTGCTCCAGAGCATATAATTAACAAGTTTTCAGCATCGGTTTCGGTTGGAAGTACGCCCGACTTGGTAGCTCTTTATTATATCACCAATATGATGGTAACGGCTGAATATCGAGAGATTAGTAGtaatgaattcaagaataaCTTTCTTGCACCGCTAGATACCGTTATCAGAGAATCGGATATTCGTGATAGAGTTTTGTCATACATGTATGCTTATCCAGTAGcagaatcaaataatgaggaatggattcaaaaatatttcagttGGTATATACTGAAAGCAATTAATAGTCTTTACTTGTTCACTTGCGGTCGGCACCATGTATTTGGAGGGCCTCTGACTATAAAGCCATCATTTACTAATGAGAAGCATTTACGTTTTAAGCCTGACATAGTTCACTACCTGACAAATGAGCTGGCTTCACTGTATGAATTCCctcatatttattttggGTTGGGTGATTATAAAACAGAAAGTTATTGTTTACCGCAAGgctttgaagaattgaaagcAGCTACAAAAGATTACAAGCAAAAACTATCGAATATTAGGCCATTGAGGGCGATGAAAGCCCCACTtgtttttgaagataagattgaaaataaaagcAGCAGAGTAGAGTGGTCTCCGAGAGTGATATTTGCCTTAGTATTACGGAAATACCTTTACCAGGCTTTCCTCTGCGGTACCGATAGAGTGTTTGTTTCTGATCATCAAGCATTTTCTGGGTTTTTCAAGTACAAAATTGTAAGAGACGATGAAGTTGGCGATAAGATGGTCATAGACTACTACGTTATTAATGATCCTGAGACAATTGCAGATGGAATTACATTAAGGTCTGCAATAGCTGGGTTCTTTTATAATAACGAGGCGGATGCACTAAAAACCATGGAATCACTAAAAgaagtatataaattaagaTGCATAGAGCAAGGATCAACGCAGAAAGAAAAGGGTGATCCACTACGTAACGTTGCACCTAGACCGGCGGAAAAGTCTAAGTCTAGGCCCACTAGTGGCAAAACAAGTGAAAAGTCCCATGGGAATCAGCTTAAGGGAAAACTAAAGCCGATTGAGGAAAACGATGACTATGATGACTATGATGAAATCCACGGAAACACATACTGTCGAATAATATACGATCCTGTCAAGGCTTTTCCTAGTATAGGGCTGGACCTTCCGTCGCCTGTATTTGTTAAGTTATATAATTATCCAGAGATGGCACGGGAACATTTCCCAAGACGACAGAGCTACTACGACATGTTTATAACGGAATTTGAGATCAACGAAATGCTTGCACAGTCGCAGTTTGCTTCAAATTATGCAAGGCTTATCATGTCTGGATATTGGAAAGGACTACCAAGTCATCCGATGCATATGTTTGAATACATAGGTAAAGAGAAGCCTATTGATGAATGGGACGAGAAAGTATATTACAGTATTAAATCAAGACTTGGAGAGATACATCTGATGGGAATATCACATAACGATATCAGGTCCGACAACATACATGTATCTGTAACGGGAAACACCACATTGATAGACTTTGGATTAGCGATTTATCCATGCAGCGAGGAGAATAAGAGGTGCGATATTGAGGCTCTCGACCGGTTATTTTCAGATTATTTCAGTGACAGTCACAGTCAAAATAATTCCGATAACGATACTTGTGCTGAATGGAATGATGATGTGAACTCCACGCGCGAAGCAGTTTTTGATGAACTGATTGCAGGGTCTGATGATACCCCAGAGACTACCAAGTTGGATTTCAATCAAAAGGGATGA
- a CDS encoding DEHA2C01628p (weakly similar to CA2778|CaMTR Candida albicans MTR): MSRIELEEKMFKGNITIKKEVTIDGNSENGSMFDVEDDNVFVNNGEGPDFRGVSCLGGAVLIAKIQFGLGVLGLPQTFQVLGLVPGLISLIGLCILSTWAGFVIGKFRLSHPQVHNVGDAAYLLFGKYIGDLFGFAFWLQYTLLYGAAVLTLSIAFNTFSDHAVCTTAWVGISAAMALIAGLVIRTMKVLSWCGYVAVISVFLGVWVVAIACLTQDTPAAAPKSSEPIDTMVQAVATGSTYSAISGAVATQVLSLCGTPSFFIIHAEMKDQTKYVKSLLMGQGFVAFNYIVISCIVYGKVGQYVASPSLGSAGMLIQKVAYGVSFPALFFACFFQAHLSAKYALVRILKGSVHLQSNSKTHWAVWISMMSLVIAIGFVVAGAIPFFDDLLGLIGALLGTSFTLIIPAFMALYQLGIVSDEPTYSGLTWLKKSQKEWRSSKANTLTVLVSFFAIICGIYICVSGVYGSVASIVQSYADGLVSSAFSCADNSR, from the coding sequence ATgtcaagaattgaattagaagaaaaaatgtTTAAAGGTAATATCACGATTAAGAAGGAGGTGACTATTGATGGTAACCTGGAAAATGGGTCCATGTTTGATGTGGAAGACGATAATGTGTTCGTAAATAATGGCGAGGGCCCTGATTTCAGAGGTGTTTCTTGCTTGGGAGGTGCAGTTTTGATCgcaaaaattcaatttggtTTAGGTGTGCTTGGCTTGCCTCAAACTTTTCAAGTATTGGGATTGGTCCCCGGTTTAATAAGTCTCATTGGTTTATGTATCCTAAGTACATGGGCGGGGTTTGTTATTGGCAAGTTCCGCCTTTCTCATCCACAAGTTCACAATGTTGGAGATGCTGCTTATCTTTTGTTTGGTAAGTACATCGGTGACCTATTCGGATTTGCGTTTTGGCTCCAATATACCCTTTTATATGGTGCTGCGGTACTTACTCTTTCCATTGCTTTCAATACATTTAGTGATCACGCAGTTTGCACTACTGCTTGGGTTGGTATTAGCGCTGCCATGGCTCTCATTGCAGGCCTTGTTATACGTACTATGAAAGTTTTATCATGGTGTGGTTATGTTGCGGTAATATCAGTTTTCCTTGGCGTTTGGGTTGTTGCAATCGCTTGTTTAACTCAAGATACTCCAGCTGCAGCTCCAAAGTCGTCTGAACCTATCGATACAATGGTCCAAGCAGTTGCTACAGGCTCAACTTACTCAGCTATTTCCGGTGCTGTTGCTACTCAAGTTTTAAGTCTTTGTGGTACGCCTTCattttttataattcaCGCTGAAATGAAGGACCAAACAAAATATGTTAAATCACTTCTCATGGGCCAAGGGTTTGTTGCTTTTAATTATATTGTAATTAGTTGTATTGTTTACGGAAAGGTGGGACAATACGTTGCATCGCCATCTCTTGGATCTGCTGGTATGTTAATTCAAAAAGTAGCATACGGAGTTTCATTCCCTGCACTTTTCTTTGCATGTTTTTTCCAAGCTCACCTTTCAGCGAAATACGCACTTGTTCGTATTTTAAAAGGTTCTGTGCATTTACAAAGTAATTCTAAAACCCATTGGGCGGTTTGGATTAGTATGATGTCATTGGTTATTGCTATAGGATTTGTAGTAGCTGGTGCTATTCCAttttttgatgatttattagGATTAATTGGTGCACTTCTTGGGACAAGTTTCACCCTCATAATCCCAGCATTCATGGCTTTATATCAATTAGGTATAGTGTCCGATGAGCCTACATATAGTGGCTTAACATGGTTAAAGAAATCTCAAAAGGAATGGAGAAGTAGTAAAGCTAACACCTTGACTGTTCTAGTGTCGTTTTTCGCAATAATTTGCGGCATTTATATTTGCGTCTCAGGAGTGTACGGGTCTGTTGCATCTATTGTTCAAAGTTATGCCGACGGCCTTGTTTCCAGTGCATTCTCCTGTGCAGATAATAGTCGCTGA
- a CDS encoding DEHA2C01584p (similar to uniprot|Q5KIR0 Cryptococcus neoformans var CND02080 Hypothetical protein): MNRAVTYDDKVHCIADLELEANKKLPPMVRDFYGGGSMDLNTVRENKSAYDRYSLRPRVMVDVTEVDTSTTCLGSNVAFPLGFSPSANHGLAHPDAERGTSRAAAKKKINMALSSWTNTSPKVVAEQGKDAGISYAHQLSAVKDQDVTMSIIRNAEACGYKAIFLSVDCPLLGRRLNEMKNTFTLPSNCKFPCYPFIKGGDMVSSDDRTQYETTLTWSYIKELKKKTNMEIWLKGILTGEDAEMAVNAGADGIIVSNHGGRQLDGALSTLDALPDVVAAVNGRIPVHIDGGIRRGSDIFKALALGADHCWVGRVAVWGLAYKGEEGVSIALNILHDEFRLVMALMGCTSVKDIKPEHLARMSSDGRFHKVTRIAEAKL, from the coding sequence atgaatCGTGCTGTTACTTATGACGATAAAGTCCATTGCATTGCTGATCTTGAACTTGAAGCAAATAAAAAGCTTCCTCCAATGGTTCGTGATTTTTATGGTGGAGGTTCCATGGATCTTAATACCGTTCGAGAAAACAAATCTGCTTATGATCGTTACAGTTTAAGACCAAGAGTAATGGTAGATGTTACCGAGGTGGATACAAGTACTACTTGTTTGGGATCTAATGTTGCATTTCCATTAGGGTTTTCTCCATCTGCTAATCATGGACTAGCTCATCCTGATGCCGAACGTGGTACGTCCAGAGCAGCTgctaagaagaagattaaTATGGCACTTTCAAGTTGGACCAATACTTCTCCAAAAGTTGTCGCGGAACAAGGTAAGGATGCTGGTATCTCATATGCCCATCAATTGAGTGCTGTTAAAGACCAAGATGTAACTATGTCCATTATTCGTAATGCAGAAGCTTGTGGGTATAAGGCTATTTTCTTGAGTGTTGACTGTCCATTGTTAGGAAGAAGACtaaatgaaatgaaaaataccTTTACTTTACCTTCGAATTGTAAATTCCCATGTTATCCGTTTATCAAAGGGGGTGACATGGTGAGCAGTGATGATCGTACTCAATATGAAACTACGCTCACCTGGTCttatattaaagaattaaagaagaagaccAATATGGAAATTTGGTTAAAAGGGATCCTCACTGGTGAAGATGCTGAAATGGCCGTTAATGCTGGAGCAGATGGTATTATTGTATCGAATCACGGTGGAAGACAGCTTGACGGTGCCTTGTCCACGTTGGATGCATTACCTGATGTTGTTGCGGCAGTTAATGGTAGAATCCCAGTTCACATTGATGGGGGCATTAGAAGAGGAagtgatattttcaaagcTCTTGCCTTAGGCGCTGACCATTGCTGGGTTGGCCGTGTTGCCGTTTGGGGGCTTGCTTATAAAGGAGAAGAAGGTGTTTCTATTgcattaaatattttgcatgATGAATTCCGTTTAGTTATGGCATTAATGGGTTGCACTTCTGTCAAAGACATCAAGCCAGAACACCTCGCTAGGATGTCTTCCGATGGAAGATTCCACAAGGTTACACGTATAGCGGAAGCTAAGTTATAG
- a CDS encoding DEHA2C01562p (similar to uniprot|P46367 Saccharomyces cerevisiae YOR374W ALD4 Mitochondrial aldehyde dehydrogenase or uniprot|P40047 Saccharomyces cerevisiae YER073W ALD5 Mitochondrial aldehyde dehydrogenase or uniprot|P47771 Saccharomyces cerevisiae YMR170C ALD2 Cytosolic aldehyde dehydrogenase), translating into MLVTLKTPTGNSISFKTGLFINNEFRQAKNGNELTTPNPATGEPLATISAATAEDIDDAVKAARKAFETTWGKKSTPSQRSEALHKWADLIDANIDTLAELESLDNGKPVWMARDVDIKDSIACLRYYAGLADKIEGRTIEQEEGVKLAFTRPEPIGVCGQIIPWNYPIQMFAWKVGPALAAGNTVIMKPAEQTPLSALVLAELAAKAGFPPGVINIVNGLGAVAGKAISSHMDIDKIAFTGSTVTGRTIMEAAAKSNLKKVTLELGGKSPVVVFDNADIDQAVNWVSQGILFNHGQDCCAGSRLFVQDTIKDVFLAKLKTNFESHVIGDPFDIKTFQGPQVSKQQQEKIQSYIKSGIEEGATLFTGGEQRLAHLSAQFKNGYYVSPTIFTDCKPGMKIVDEEIFGPVLTVQSFSTEEEAVEKANNTEYGLAAGVFSQNASQCMRMVHALRGGTVWCNHYMALSNAVPFGGMKQSGFGRELGIEGLKEYTQTKAVHWNYGEEAVWPIDGTTV; encoded by the coding sequence ATGTTAGTTACACTTAAAACTCCCACTGGTAACAgtatttctttcaaaacaggtttatttatcaataacGAATTTAGACAAGCCAAAAATGGAAATGAATTGACTACTCCAAATCCTGCCACTGGAGAACCATTGGCCACTATTAGTGCTGCTACTGctgaagatattgatgatgctGTTAAAGCTGCTAGAAAAGCTTTTGAAACTACATGGGGTAAGAAAAGTACACCTTCACAACGTAGTGAAGCCCTTCACAAATGGGCAGATTTGATAGATGCCAATATCGACACTCTTGCAGAACTCGAAAGTCTTGATAATGGAAAACCGGTATGGATGGCTCGTGATGTCGATATTAAAGATAGTATTGCGTGCCTTCGTTACTATGCTGGTCTTGCTGATAAGATTGAAGGCCGCACTATCGAGCAAGAAGAAGGAGTAAAGTTAGCCTTTACTAGACCTGAACCAATTGGTGTATGTGGTCAAATTATTCCGTGGAATTACCCAATCCAGATGTTTGCTTGGAAAGTGGGCCCTGCCTTGGCCGCTGGTAACACTGTTATTATGAAACCGGCTGAACAGACTCCTTTAAGTGCTCTCGTTTTAGCTGAATTAGCAGCCAAAGCAGGTTTTCCCCCTGGTgttattaatattgttaatgGATTGGGTGCTGTAGCTGGAAAAGCTATCTCATCTCATATGGATATTGACAAGATTGCCTTCACGGGCTCTACCGTCACTGGACGTACCATTATGGAAGCGGCTGCTAAGAGTAATCTCAAAAAAGTTACTCTTGAGCTTGGAGGTAAATCACCTGTAGTTGTCTTCGACAATGCTGATATTGATCAAGCTGTAAACTGGGTCAGTCAAGGTATTCTTTTCAACCATGGTCAAGATTGCTGTGCTGGTTCTCGATTATTCGTTCAAGACACTATTAAAGATGTATTCCTTGCAAAACTTAAAACGAATTTTGAATCACACGTTATTGGTGATCCATTTGACATCAAAACTTTCCAAGGACCCCAAGTATCTaaacaacaacaagaaaaaattcaatccTATATTAAATCGGGTATAGAAGAAGGTGCTACTCTTTTTACTGGTGGGGAACAAAGATTGGCTCATTTATCAGCTCAATTTAAAAATGGTTATTATGTTTCTCCGACAATTTTCACAGATTGTAAACCGGGCATGAAAATCGtcgatgaagaaatattcgGACCTGTTCTTACTGTTCAAAGTTTTAGTACTGAGGAAGAAGCTGTTGAAAAGGCGAACAATACAGAATATGGTCTTGCCGCTGGTGTATTCTCTCAAAATGCTTCCCAATGCATGCGCATGGTACATGCTCTCCGTGGAGGTACTGTTTGGTGCAATCATTATATGGCATTAAGCAATGCCGTCCCATTTGGAGGTATGAAGCAATCCGGATTCGGCCGTGAATTAGGTATTGAGGGTTTGAAGGAATACACCCAAACCAAAGCTGTTCACTGGAATTATGGCGAAGAAGCTGTCTGGCCAATTGATGGAACTACCGTTTAA